CGAAAATATGAACCTGCACTATCCAAAGATCACCGACGCACAGCGCGAAGAGCTCATCGCTGCGAAGACGGCACTGGAATCGTAACTAACCTCATGATGCGGTCGTCCGCCTTGTCGGGCGTGCCGCGGCCGTCGCGGTTCGACGTTGAGAAATACAGATATCCGTCCGGCCCTGCTGCGGCCTCGCGAACGCGGCCGACGTTGCCGGCGAGCAGGTCTTCCTGACGAACGACCTTGCGGCCGTCCATTACGATACGGATGATCTTTGCTCCGCGAAGGCAGCCGAGAAAGAAATTGCCTTTCCAGACCGGGAACTTATCGCCGTCGTAGAACGCACCGCTCGCGGGAGCGCACGCCGGCGTGTATTCGACGAGCGGCGGCTCCATTCCTTCTTTCGTTCGCGTGCCGTAGATCGTCGGCCAGCCGTAATTTTTGCCAGCTTCGACGATGTTCACTTCGTCCGCACCGCCGCCGCGGCCTTCGAAATGGCTCGGCCCGTGTTCGGTCTGAAACATCAGCCCGCTGCCCGGCTGCCACGCGAGGCCCTGTGCGTTTCTATGTCCCGTGGTCCAGATCTCGGGGCGATATCCCGCTTTTCCGACAAATGGATTGTCCTTGGGAACAGAACCGTCGTCGTTGAGACGCAGCGTCTTCCCGGCGAGCGACATATTGTCCTGCGACAGGTTCCAGTCGGTCGCGTCTCCGGTCGTCACATACAGCTTTCCGTCCGGCCCGAAACGGGCACGCGTACCGGCGTGGTTCGGTGCGGCGGGGATTTTCTCGATGATGATGGTCGGCTCGGTCAGCTTTTTGTCGGCAAGCCTGTAACGCACGATCTTTACCTGCTTGCCGTCCTCGCGATACGCATACGCGAGATAGACGAACGAATTTTTCGAAAAATCCGGATGCAGCGAAACATCCATCAGCCCGCTTTCGCTAGAGGGCTCAACGTCCGGCACGGTGAAAACGGGCTCCGTTCGCAGTTTGCCGCCCTCGATCAGGCGCACACGGCCCGGGCGTTCCGTAAACAGCAGATCGCCGTTCGGCAGCCACGCAAATGCCCACGGCACCTCGAGGCCCTCGGCGACCGTTTCGACCCTGAACTGAACGCCGTCAGCGGTCTGAAACTCGGTATTCTCAACGCCGCCCGTCGGTGCTGCGTTCGAGCACCCGAAAAGCACGGCAAACGGCATCATCACCACAAACAAGATCGCTCGCATAGTTTCCATATTACAGGGTTTGACGCGCGACGACACGCTTGCGGTTGCCGAAACCGTCTGGCCGCTGATCCTGCGGCATCGCAAAAAATGGCCGAGCTGCTTGGGTAAAGCACACTCGGCCATACGTTCTGTGATCTCTGGCGGCTCGCCTCAGATCGACGCGTCCATCATCACGCACTATAACGGCAGTGCCGTAAAGTCCATATTGGTCAGTTCGTCCTGCAGGCTAAAGATACGTGTCGGGTTGGTGAACGTAAAGCGGTTCGACGA
This sequence is a window from Acidobacteriota bacterium. Protein-coding genes within it:
- a CDS encoding PQQ-dependent sugar dehydrogenase, yielding METMRAILFVVMMPFAVLFGCSNAAPTGGVENTEFQTADGVQFRVETVAEGLEVPWAFAWLPNGDLLFTERPGRVRLIEGGKLRTEPVFTVPDVEPSSESGLMDVSLHPDFSKNSFVYLAYAYREDGKQVKIVRYRLADKKLTEPTIIIEKIPAAPNHAGTRARFGPDGKLYVTTGDATDWNLSQDNMSLAGKTLRLNDDGSVPKDNPFVGKAGYRPEIWTTGHRNAQGLAWQPGSGLMFQTEHGPSHFEGRGGGADEVNIVEAGKNYGWPTIYGTRTKEGMEPPLVEYTPACAPASGAFYDGDKFPVWKGNFFLGCLRGAKIIRIVMDGRKVVRQEDLLAGNVGRVREAAAGPDGYLYFSTSNRDGRGTPDKADDRIMRLVTIPVPSSQR